Proteins encoded by one window of Polyangia bacterium:
- a CDS encoding deoxyhypusine synthase, which produces MPAELPILELVVKNYKNFNARATRDALCAYWRHIERG; this is translated from the coding sequence ATGCCCGCAGAGCTGCCGATTCTTGAGCTGGTCGTCAAGAACTACAAAAACTTCAACGCAAGGGCCACGCGCGACGCGCTCTGCGCTTACTGGCGCCACATCGAACGCGGTG